The DNA window CGGTGCGCTACCTTCGTCGTCGGGTCGGCGTGGAAAGCGTCCTCCTCGTCGGTGCCGGTGCGGGCGCGAGCGCCGTCGTTCGCGCGAACGCACAGGCGAAGTCGGGGACGGTGGACGGGACGCTCGTCGTCTCACCGGAAGCGGGCGTGGATTCCGCCGCCGAGATGCAGGGCTGGAAGCTGTTCGTCGTGAGTCGCGGCGACGAAAAGTCCGTGCAAACGACGAAGCGGATGCGCGACGCCGCTTCGAACCCCAAGCGATTGGAAACCGTCGATGGAAGCGCGCACGGCCAACGCGTGTTCGAATCGAGCTCCGACGCGATGTGGTCGATGATGAACGGCCTGCTGCGGACGGTCTGCGGGTGAGGAAAGCGAGATTCGCACGCTTTTTGAGGCTCGACGGGCAAAACGGTACAACGAATGATTTCCAAGGGCTGTGAACAGTGTGCTGAAGGAGGGAAGATGGTTCTCTTCGTCTACGGCTACTGCGACCAGCGCGACTGTTTTTACTGCCCCCTCGGTGAGAACCGGAAGAACGTCACCGACGTGTACGCCAACGAGCGCCTCGTCGAGGACGACGAGGACGTGATTACGGAGGCAAAGCGCATGAACGCGCTCGGCACGTCCATCACGGGTGGCGAACCGCAGGAGGCGATGAACAAGACCTGTCGGTACCTCTCGCTTCTCAAAGACGAGTTCGGCGAGGACCACCACACGCACCTCTACACCGGTATCACGGGCGGGCGGGAGAACATGCGACGACTGTCGGAGGCCGGGTTGGACGAGATTCGCTTCCATCCGCCGTACGAACAGTGGGGAGAACTTCACGGGACCGAGTGGGAGGACATCCTCTACATCGCCCGCGAGGAAGGACTCACCCCCGCGTTCGAGATTCCGGGTATCCGCGCCGAAGAGGAGTTCCTCGACTTCCTCGACGAGGGCGCGGCGGAGTTCTGTAACATCAACGAGTTCGAGATGTCCCAGGGCAACTACCGTCGGATGCAGGCCGAGGGATTCGAACTCCAAGAGGGTCACATGTCCGCCGTCGATGGGTCCAAGGAGGACATCCTCGACGTGATGGGTGACCACCCGCGAACGTACTTCTGTACCTCGGTGTTCAAGGACGCCGCCCAGCACCGCAACCGCCTGAAGCGGATGGCCCGACAGATTCGCCGCGAGTTCGACGACGTGACGGACGACGGTACCCTGATTTACGGGAAGACGTGGGCCGACGAGAAGCGGTTCGCCGAACTCGGCGTCCCCGAGGAGTTCTACACCGTCAAATCGAACCACATCGAAGTCGCGTGGTGGCTGCTGGAGGAGATGATAGAGGAGGGCGACGTGGAGAAAGGCGAAATCGTCGAGCAGTATCCGACCTACGACGGGCAAGTGGTCGAGCGGACGCCGTTGGCCTGAGTTCCGCGAGCGATTTTTGTAGCTATTTTCGAGATACGCGACGGACACGAAGAACACGAGAGCAACGGTGGGTAACGCAACCACCGGAATCGACCGGTGACACAGCCGCTAGTCACTAGCGACTCTTCCGGAAAATCTCCGATTTTCCGGGCCGACGAACCCCTCGAAGGCGCGTCGAAGACGAGCGAACGCGAGTCTTCGGACGCGACGGGAGGGGGTGAGGAGGGTCTTCGTGAGCAGCGCGAACGAAGGCTCGGAAGTCGCAGCCCGCGAACGAAGTGAGCCGGAACGTCTTCCGGTGCTTTTGATCAACCTTTTCTCAGGGAGGTAGACCGAATCCGGCGCGGTTTGCACCGGATTCGGTTCCCGACCGCAAGAAAAGGTTGCGGAAGTGTTTAGGCACGCGCCGCTATAGCCTGTAGCATGCCGGACTGTCCACTCGCCGATGACTGCCCCAGTTTCGAAGAACGAATCAACGGGATGGGATGTCATCACTACGGCGACCGCGGCGGCGCGGAATGGTGCAATCACTACAACCAACCGATCCGCGAGTTGAAGACCGCCCCGGTCCAGCCGGGCGAGGAAGTCGTCGTGGATATCGACGACATTCACGAAAGCGGCTCCGGCGTCGGTCGAACCGAAGACGGGTTCATCGTTCTCGTCGACGGGATTCTTCCCGACGCCCGCGCCAAGGTGAAGATCACGAACGTGAAGGGAAACCACGCGCTCGCGGACCCCATCGAACGGCTGCCAATGGAGCCGGAGGAAACGGACAAAGGCGGCGAGGAAGCCGCGGACGGCGATGCCGAGACGAAAGACGACAGGAAAGCGGAACGGCGACAACACCTTGGAAGTCGAGACAACTTCTGGGGCGGATAAACCAACGAGTGGACAGTCATTTGCGGGTAGGGGGCGTAAGCCGATATATGTCGGAGGTACGAAATGAGTGAGCAACTGGACGTGAATGAGATTCTCCGACGGGCGGGATTCGACGCGGAGACGAGTGTTCTGACCCGACGACAAGCGGAAGTGCTCGCGCTCCGCGAGCGCGACACCGCACAGGCGGCCATCGCGGACCGGCTGGGTACCTCGCGGGCGAACGTGTCGAGCATCGAAGCCAGCGCTCGGGAGAACATCAGCAAGGCGCGCGAAACGGTGGCGTTCGCGGAGGCGCTCCGCGCGCCGGTTCGAATCGAAGTCGAATCCGACAGCGACCTCTACGACGTTCCGTCGCGGGTGTACGAAGCGTGCGACGAGGCGGGGGTAAAGGTGAACCACGCGGCTCCCGAACTCATGAAGCGAATCAGCGACGAGGCGGGCGAGGCGGTGAAAGGGCGGACGATTCGAACGGCCCTGCTCATCGGCGTGACGCACGACGGCGAGGTAGCGGTCAGACGGCCGGGTCCCGAGGAGTTTTAGCGGTTCCCACGGATGCGAACGTATGGACCTCGGACTGGAGGGTAATACGGCACTGGTAACGGCGAGTTCGAGCGGCCTCGGCTTGGCGAGCGCGAAGGCGTTGGCGCGGGAAGGAGCCAACGTCGTCATCTGCGCGCGGAGCGAGGACGGACTGGCGAGCGCGGAGGAAGAAATCGCCGACCTCGGCGGCGGCGACGTGCTCGCGGTGCCGACGGACATCACCGACCCGGACGAAATCGAGGCGCTGGTCGAGGCGACCGTCGAGGAGTTCGGCGGACTCGACCACCTCGTCACCTCGGCGGGCGGGCCGCCGAGCGGGCCGTTTCTCGACACCTTAGAGCGCGATTGGTACGCCGCCTACGACCTGCTGGTGATGAGCGTGGTGTGGCTGACGAAACGGGCACATCCGCACCTCGTAGAAAGCGACGCGGGAACGGTCGTGAACATCACCTCGACGAGCGTTCGGGAGGCCATCGACGGACTCGTCCTCTCGAACGCGGTTCGGCGGGGCGTCATCGGGTTGATGCAGACGCAAGCCCGGGAGTTCGCGCCCGACGTCCGCGTCAATGCCGTGCTTCCGGGCGCGCACGAAACGCCGCGGATTCAGGACCTCGTGGAGGCCGCCCTCGAACGCGGCGAGTACGACAGCTACGAGGAAGGGTTGGCGGACTGGGCGAGCGACATCCCGATGGGTCGCGTGGGCGACCCGATGGAACTCGGAGACACCGTGGCGTTCCTCTCCAGCGAGCGGGCGAGTTTCGTGAACGGCGTCGCGCTTCCCATCGACGGCGGACGACTCCGAAGCTAATGACGGCGCAACAGAACACGGTGCTCTCGTGGAGCGGCGGCAAGGACGCCGCCTACGCCCTGTTGGAACTGCCGCACGTCACCGAACTGCTCACGACGGTTTCGGAGAACGGCAGGAGCAGCATGCACGGCGTGCGCCGGGAGTTGTACGACGCGCAAGCCGAGGCGCTCGGGATTCCGATTCGATACGTCGAACTCCCGATGGAGTGTTCGAACGAGGAGTACGCCGCACGGATGGCGAGCGTGGTAGACGAGTACGAAGCGCGCGGAATCGAGCGCATCGCCTTCGCGGACCTCTATCTCGAAGATATCCGCGCGTATCGAAAAGAGCGACTGGCGGAAACGACCATCGAGGGCTGTTGGCCGGTTTGGAATCCCGATACCGACGAGCAGATTCGGTCGTTCCTCGACGCCGGGTTCCGCGCGACGGTCGTTACGGTCGATGGCGGCACGCTCGACGCATCGTTTGCGGGACGGGAGTTGGACGAGGCGTTCCTCGCCGACCTTCCCGAAGAAGTCGACCCCTGCGGCGAAAACGGCGAGTTTCACACGTTCGTTTGGGACGGGCCGACGTTCGACTCGCCGCTCTCGGTCGACGTCGGCGAGACGGTTACCCGAGCGGTGGGTGACGGCGAGTTCCACTACTGCGATTTGTACTAAGACTCGATTTCCTGCGCGATTTCCTTCGCTTCGTCACGGGCTTTCTCGGTGCCCGCTTGCTTTTCGATGAGGACGCTCTGGACTTCCCACTCGTCACTGCCGATTCGTTTGCCGGTTCGAACCTCTGCCCCGTTCGAAATGTCCCGTGCGATGTCGGCGGCCCAATCGGGGGTTCGAATCGTGTCGAAGACGTCCGGGTCGCGGAATCGAACGTGGATGTACTCGTCCGTCGTTTCGACGGACTTGACGCGTAGCGTGTCGGCCATAGCGTGCCGGATTCGGGACGCGAATGCAGAAATCTGACGGCCGATCAAAAACGGTCGTCGTCGCGCAGTTTCGTGACGACTTCGCGCACGCGCTGGGCCTCCGATTTCGGCACGACTAACACGCGGGCGTCGTAGGCCGCGACCACGAGGTCGTCAACGCCGACGAGGCTCACGTGTTTGTCTCCGGCCACGATATTCCCCGTGGCGTCGATGGTCAACGCGTCGCCGAGGACGACGTTCGTGGACGAATCGAACCGGTCGAACGCGTCCCACGAACCGAGGTCGTCCCACTCGAACGCGGCGGGAACGACGAAGGCGTCGTCGGTGCGCTCCATCACGGCGTAATCCACGCTCGTGGGAGATACGGCGTCGAATCCGGGGGCGGGGTCGCCGTCTTCGAGCGCGGAGACGAGGGGTTCGAGGGAGGAGTCGCGGGCGGCCCGGAGGAACGCGTCCGGCGTCCACGCGAACAGACCGGCATTCCAGTAGAAACCCTCATCGACGAAGCGTTCGGCGGTCGATTTGTCGGGTTTCTCTCTGAACTGGGAAACGTCAAAATAGCTTCCGTAATCGTGTCCCGGTTCGATATATCCGTATCCTGTCGCGGGACGAGTTGGTTCGATTCCGACCGTTACGACCCCCTCCGTTTCGACTGCAGTTAACGCGGCACGGCGAGCGGTCGTCTCGAAGTCGCCCGTAATGTAGTGGTCGCTCGGCAAGCAGAGGAGCACGCAGTCGCCGACTTGCTCGCGGATTCGGTGCGTGGCGTAGACGAGCGCCGGACCGGTATCCTTCGGCTCGGGCTCGACGAGCACGCCTGCTTCGGGTGCGTGTTCGCGAACGAGGTCGGCGTGCGTCTCTGCGGTGCAGACGAAGATTTCGTCGGCAAAACCGGCGCGGTTCACGGTTTGGGAGAGCAACGAATCGTCTCCGAGGAGGGACAAGAACTGTTTCGGTCGGTCGCTTCGACTCGCGGGATAGAGTCGGGTACCGGTACCCCCAGCCATAATCAGTGCGACGAGCGGGCGGTCCATATCCTGCGCAGGACCCTCCGGCGTTTAAATTCCTCTCATCGGAACGTCGGGGTCGAGTTCTCGTTCGTAAAAAAGCGTGTTTAGGCCGCGCCGCGGGGTTCCGTTTCCGGGGTCGTCCCCTCGCGGGCTTCGGTTCGGGTGCCCTGCGCCATGAACATCATCGACACGCCGCTGACGAGGAGGTTCACGCCGAAGAGGAGGCCGACCGCCCAGACGGCGGTTGCGGGCCATCCGGCCCAGATCAGCCCCGCAATCACCAGCGCGAGAACGCCGCTCACGACGAGTGCGCCCCAGCCCCGGTTGCCGCGGGCCTGGAACCCCATGACGATTTCGAGGACGCCATCGACGACGAGGAACGCGACCAGCAGGATGGTCA is part of the Haladaptatus paucihalophilus DX253 genome and encodes:
- a CDS encoding Dph6-related ATP pyrophosphatase; translation: MTAQQNTVLSWSGGKDAAYALLELPHVTELLTTVSENGRSSMHGVRRELYDAQAEALGIPIRYVELPMECSNEEYAARMASVVDEYEARGIERIAFADLYLEDIRAYRKERLAETTIEGCWPVWNPDTDEQIRSFLDAGFRATVVTVDGGTLDASFAGRELDEAFLADLPEEVDPCGENGEFHTFVWDGPTFDSPLSVDVGETVTRAVGDGEFHYCDLY
- a CDS encoding SDR family oxidoreductase gives rise to the protein MDLGLEGNTALVTASSSGLGLASAKALAREGANVVICARSEDGLASAEEEIADLGGGDVLAVPTDITDPDEIEALVEATVEEFGGLDHLVTSAGGPPSGPFLDTLERDWYAAYDLLVMSVVWLTKRAHPHLVESDAGTVVNITSTSVREAIDGLVLSNAVRRGVIGLMQTQAREFAPDVRVNAVLPGAHETPRIQDLVEAALERGEYDSYEEGLADWASDIPMGRVGDPMELGDTVAFLSSERASFVNGVALPIDGGRLRS
- a CDS encoding radical SAM protein, with the translated sequence MISKGCEQCAEGGKMVLFVYGYCDQRDCFYCPLGENRKNVTDVYANERLVEDDEDVITEAKRMNALGTSITGGEPQEAMNKTCRYLSLLKDEFGEDHHTHLYTGITGGRENMRRLSEAGLDEIRFHPPYEQWGELHGTEWEDILYIAREEGLTPAFEIPGIRAEEEFLDFLDEGAAEFCNINEFEMSQGNYRRMQAEGFELQEGHMSAVDGSKEDILDVMGDHPRTYFCTSVFKDAAQHRNRLKRMARQIRREFDDVTDDGTLIYGKTWADEKRFAELGVPEEFYTVKSNHIEVAWWLLEEMIEEGDVEKGEIVEQYPTYDGQVVERTPLA
- a CDS encoding Tfx family DNA-binding protein, encoding MSEQLDVNEILRRAGFDAETSVLTRRQAEVLALRERDTAQAAIADRLGTSRANVSSIEASARENISKARETVAFAEALRAPVRIEVESDSDLYDVPSRVYEACDEAGVKVNHAAPELMKRISDEAGEAVKGRTIRTALLIGVTHDGEVAVRRPGPEEF
- a CDS encoding mannose-1-phosphate guanylyltransferase, which produces MDRPLVALIMAGGTGTRLYPASRSDRPKQFLSLLGDDSLLSQTVNRAGFADEIFVCTAETHADLVREHAPEAGVLVEPEPKDTGPALVYATHRIREQVGDCVLLCLPSDHYITGDFETTARRAALTAVETEGVVTVGIEPTRPATGYGYIEPGHDYGSYFDVSQFREKPDKSTAERFVDEGFYWNAGLFAWTPDAFLRAARDSSLEPLVSALEDGDPAPGFDAVSPTSVDYAVMERTDDAFVVPAAFEWDDLGSWDAFDRFDSSTNVVLGDALTIDATGNIVAGDKHVSLVGVDDLVVAAYDARVLVVPKSEAQRVREVVTKLRDDDRF
- a CDS encoding TRAM domain-containing protein, producing MPDCPLADDCPSFEERINGMGCHHYGDRGGAEWCNHYNQPIRELKTAPVQPGEEVVVDIDDIHESGSGVGRTEDGFIVLVDGILPDARAKVKITNVKGNHALADPIERLPMEPEETDKGGEEAADGDAETKDDRKAERRQHLGSRDNFWGG